The following are from one region of the Cyanobium gracile PCC 6307 genome:
- a CDS encoding ABC transporter transmembrane domain-containing protein codes for MTSTVPGRTDWLTLPPFDGLSAAGRERLLAEARPCRFRVGEELSNAGSIGDRVLVILEGEARLLAERDGRPFTLERLGPGAVVGLVSLLRAEGIEPVSAASDLLATAIPDSVILELLLAEDGLRRWCGHHLWTAELHQLLLQREGAAAGRFDPALWREKLERLRPLARAVAPAADGAIALSEGEELVLASANVPGLAIGSLLNPAEPLPQPRPPLPLRLVALAEPAPASGDRAADTASSGATGAIAGAAGPLASEAGPAGSLQISSLDLGQDRSDRGLTLVRGNGPLEETLACFQMLGKLLELPYRRDAVDKILRDKMRRGQPPDLQLCGQIAAMLGLLVTGAKVPTASATRLITPCLVPWKEGFAIATASNAAGLRLASPAEGWVQLSPAQIAEQYPEGLELLLLERSIDTPEQTFGPGWFWPALKRYRGMLLQVLLASFVVQLFSLANPLLIQVIIDKVISQRSLDTLQILGMALVVVTLMEGVIGSLRTFLFTDTTNRIDLRLGAEVIDHLLRLPLGYFDKRPVGELGTRIAELEKIRNFLTGQALITLLDAAFSVIYIIVMAIYSWLLTLIALAVLPIQVGLTLLGAPLFRRQYRQAAEENARTQSHLVEVLTGIQTVKAQNVEMVSRWKWQELYAKYISRTFEKTITGTFLNETSSVLQKLSQLLVLWVGATLVLKGELTLGQLIAFRIISGYVTQPLLRLSSIWQNIQELRVSFERLADVVDTPEESSEADRGHIPLPPVKGDVVFENLSFRFNPGGPEVLSNVSLHVPPGTFTGIVGQSGSGKSTLMKLLPRLYAPTKGRILVDGYDIDKVELYSLRRQVGIVPQDPLLFSGTISENIALTNPEAPSDAIVEAARIAGAHDFIMELSAGYSTQLGERGASLSGGQRQRIAIARTLLSQPQLLVMDEATSALDYDTERQVCDNLREAMSQSTVFFITHRLSTIRRADLIVMMHQGAIVETGTHEELMALKGRYFALYRQQEAG; via the coding sequence ATGACCTCCACCGTCCCGGGCCGCACCGACTGGCTCACCCTCCCCCCCTTCGACGGCCTCTCCGCCGCCGGCCGGGAGCGCCTGCTGGCGGAGGCCCGGCCGTGCCGTTTCCGCGTCGGCGAGGAGCTGAGCAACGCCGGCAGCATCGGCGACCGGGTGCTGGTGATCCTCGAGGGGGAGGCCCGCCTGCTGGCGGAACGGGACGGCCGGCCCTTCACCCTGGAGCGGCTCGGACCCGGCGCTGTCGTGGGTCTGGTGTCGCTGCTGCGGGCGGAAGGCATCGAGCCGGTGAGTGCCGCCTCCGACCTGCTGGCGACGGCGATCCCCGATTCGGTGATCCTCGAGCTGCTTCTGGCCGAAGACGGCCTGCGCCGGTGGTGTGGCCACCACCTCTGGACGGCAGAGCTGCATCAGCTGCTGCTGCAGCGGGAGGGGGCCGCGGCGGGCCGCTTCGATCCAGCCCTGTGGCGGGAGAAGCTCGAACGCCTGCGCCCGCTGGCACGGGCGGTGGCGCCGGCCGCCGACGGGGCCATCGCCCTGTCCGAGGGGGAGGAACTGGTGCTGGCCAGCGCCAATGTTCCCGGCCTGGCGATCGGCTCGCTGCTCAACCCGGCGGAGCCCCTGCCCCAGCCCCGTCCCCCCCTGCCGCTGCGCCTGGTGGCCCTCGCCGAGCCGGCCCCCGCCTCCGGAGACCGGGCCGCCGACACCGCCTCCAGCGGCGCCACCGGTGCCATCGCGGGCGCTGCCGGCCCGCTGGCGTCCGAAGCCGGCCCGGCCGGCAGCCTCCAGATCAGCAGCCTCGATCTGGGCCAGGACCGCAGTGACCGGGGCCTCACCCTGGTGCGGGGCAATGGTCCGCTGGAGGAGACGCTGGCCTGCTTCCAGATGCTGGGCAAGCTGCTGGAACTGCCCTACCGCCGCGATGCGGTGGACAAGATCCTGCGCGACAAGATGCGCCGCGGCCAGCCTCCGGATCTGCAGCTCTGCGGCCAGATCGCCGCCATGCTCGGCCTGCTGGTCACCGGCGCCAAGGTTCCCACGGCCTCCGCCACCCGGCTGATCACCCCCTGCCTGGTGCCGTGGAAGGAGGGCTTCGCCATCGCCACCGCCAGCAACGCCGCCGGCCTGCGGCTGGCCTCGCCGGCGGAGGGCTGGGTGCAGCTGAGCCCCGCCCAGATCGCCGAGCAGTACCCGGAGGGGCTGGAGCTGCTGCTGCTGGAGCGCAGCATCGACACCCCGGAGCAGACTTTCGGTCCGGGCTGGTTCTGGCCGGCCCTGAAGCGCTACCGGGGCATGTTGCTCCAGGTGCTGCTGGCCTCCTTCGTGGTCCAGCTGTTCAGCCTGGCCAACCCCCTGCTGATCCAGGTGATCATCGACAAGGTGATCTCCCAGCGCAGCCTCGACACGCTGCAGATCCTGGGCATGGCCCTTGTGGTGGTCACCCTGATGGAGGGGGTGATCGGCTCGCTGCGCACCTTCCTGTTCACCGACACCACCAACCGCATCGACCTGCGCCTCGGTGCCGAGGTGATCGACCACCTGCTGCGGCTGCCCCTCGGCTACTTCGACAAGCGCCCTGTCGGCGAGCTGGGCACCCGCATCGCCGAGCTGGAGAAGATCCGCAACTTCCTCACGGGCCAGGCCCTGATCACGCTGCTGGATGCCGCCTTCTCGGTGATCTACATCATCGTGATGGCGATCTACAGCTGGCTGCTGACCCTGATCGCCCTGGCGGTGCTGCCGATCCAGGTGGGGCTCACCCTGCTGGGGGCCCCCCTGTTCCGGCGCCAGTACCGCCAGGCGGCCGAGGAGAACGCCCGCACCCAGAGCCACCTGGTGGAGGTGCTCACCGGCATCCAGACGGTGAAGGCCCAGAACGTGGAGATGGTGAGCCGCTGGAAATGGCAGGAGCTCTACGCCAAATACATCTCCCGCACCTTCGAGAAGACGATCACCGGCACCTTCCTCAACGAGACCAGCTCGGTGCTCCAGAAGCTCTCCCAGCTGCTGGTGCTCTGGGTGGGGGCCACCCTGGTGCTCAAGGGGGAGCTGACCCTGGGCCAGCTGATCGCCTTCCGGATCATCAGCGGCTACGTCACCCAGCCCCTGCTGCGGCTCTCCTCCATCTGGCAGAACATCCAGGAGCTGCGGGTCTCGTTCGAGCGCCTGGCCGACGTGGTCGACACCCCGGAGGAATCGAGCGAAGCCGACCGCGGCCACATCCCATTGCCGCCGGTGAAGGGCGATGTGGTGTTCGAGAACCTCAGCTTCCGCTTCAACCCCGGCGGTCCGGAGGTGCTCAGCAACGTCAGCCTGCACGTTCCGCCCGGCACCTTCACCGGGATCGTGGGCCAGAGCGGCAGCGGCAAGAGCACCCTGATGAAGCTGCTGCCGCGGCTCTATGCCCCCACGAAGGGCCGCATCCTCGTGGACGGCTACGACATCGACAAGGTGGAGCTGTATTCCCTGCGTCGCCAGGTGGGCATCGTGCCCCAGGATCCCCTGCTCTTCTCCGGCACCATCAGCGAGAACATCGCCCTCACCAACCCGGAGGCCCCCAGCGACGCCATCGTCGAGGCCGCCCGCATCGCCGGCGCCCATGACTTCATCATGGAGCTCTCCGCCGGCTACAGCACCCAGCTGGGGGAGCGGGGCGCCTCCCTCTCCGGCGGCCAGCGCCAGCGCATCGCCATCGCCCGCACCCTGCTGAGCCAGCCCCAGCTGCTGGTGATGGACGAGGCCACCAGCGCCCTCGACTACGACACCGAGCGCCAGGTGTGCGACAACCTGCGCGAGGCGATGAGCCAGAGCACCGTGTTCTTCATCACCCACCGCCTGTCCACCATCCGCCGCGCCGACCTGATCGTGATGATGCACCAGGGCGCCATCGTCGAGACCGGCACCCATGAGGAACTGATGGCCCTGAAGGGACGCTATTTCGCGCTGTATCGCCAGCAGGAGGCGGGCTGA
- a CDS encoding peptidylprolyl isomerase, which translates to MHADPVAVALSLDHDISLDPPARPSGPPLVVPAEPLPEIPGELRRQLARHQLLLPLLRQSVIATAVAAVTLTEEERQKAQQEWGASHGIRSADDLRAHLQRHELSEADVLWQAELPARIERHCQEHFLHRAEQRYLSRKNQLDQVIYSLLRVEDGALARELYLRIAEGEADFAELAATYAKGPERSTRGVVGPVPLLQAHPSLAELLRTSRPGQLHPPLRIDRWWLVVRLETLRSASFDDTMQRRMARELFDEWVDQEVALQLCPGQGR; encoded by the coding sequence GTGCATGCCGATCCTGTGGCCGTCGCCCTTTCCTTGGACCACGACATCAGCCTCGATCCGCCCGCGCGACCCTCCGGACCACCGCTGGTGGTGCCGGCGGAACCGCTGCCCGAGATCCCCGGGGAGCTGCGCCGCCAGCTGGCCCGCCACCAGCTGCTGTTACCCCTGCTGCGACAGTCGGTGATCGCCACGGCGGTGGCCGCGGTGACCCTGACGGAGGAGGAGCGGCAGAAGGCCCAGCAGGAGTGGGGGGCCAGCCACGGCATCCGCTCCGCCGACGACCTGCGGGCCCACCTGCAGCGCCATGAGCTGTCGGAGGCCGATGTGCTCTGGCAGGCGGAGCTGCCGGCCAGGATCGAGCGCCACTGCCAGGAGCATTTCCTGCACCGGGCCGAGCAGCGTTATCTGTCGCGCAAGAACCAGCTCGACCAGGTGATCTACAGCCTGCTCCGGGTGGAGGACGGGGCCCTGGCCCGGGAGCTCTACCTGCGCATCGCCGAGGGGGAAGCCGATTTCGCCGAACTGGCGGCCACCTACGCCAAGGGGCCCGAGCGCTCCACTCGGGGGGTGGTGGGTCCGGTGCCGCTGCTGCAGGCCCATCCCTCCCTGGCCGAACTGCTGCGCACCAGCCGCCCGGGCCAGCTGCACCCACCCTTGCGCATCGACCGCTGGTGGCTGGTGGTGCGGCTGGAGACGCTGCGCTCCGCCAGCTTCGACGACACCATGCAGAGGCGGATGGCGCGGGAGCTGTTCGACGAGTGGGTGGATCAGGAGGTGGCCCTGCAGCTGTGTCCGGGGCAGGGGCGATGA